The genomic interval CCCATAATGCATTTTGTGTACTCACAGATGTCTGTCACATTAAATGGCTTGGCGATGACTTTTTTAACCATGCCAAACTGTTCTGATTCCTTTGCAAGATTCTCTGATAATCCGGACATGACAATTGCCGGGACAGTGATTTTCTCCTGTTCGAGCTGCTCAAGCACCTGCGCACCGTCAATAACAGGTAGCTTATAATCAAGCATAAGCAAATCAAACGTCCCCTCGTGCAACGAATCAAGTGCCTCCTTTCCGGTCTCCGCGGTTGTCACTTGATAGCCTTCACTTGTTAGGATTTCTTTCAGCAACATGCGAATGCCCGGTTGATCATCTACTACCAATATGTGTTTTTTCATAACGTCTTGCCATCCCCCCAAACTTTTTAAACCACATTCAACCAACAAGTATACGTATATTAATTCTACACAAATTTTAAAAATCCTTCTTTTAAAAGAATATAAATACTGTGGTCTTGTTAATAACTGCGAAAATAATGGGGTTATTAAGGAAAAAGCTAGGACAGAACACCTTTAATAAAGGAAAAATCCGAACGATGATTCAGATATGATATGAATCAGTTCGGATTTTTGCTTATTGACATAGCGCAGAAAAACACGAGAGACTCCCGCGGTGATCACTTGTTAAATATGTTTTTGGACGGCAGCTCCGACAAATCCATGGAACAAGGCTTGTGGCCGTGTTGGGCGTGATTTGAATTCCGGATGGAACTGGCAGGCGACAAACCATGGATGATCCGCAAGTTCGATTGTTTCAACAAGCCGGTCATCCGGGCTTGTACCGGAAAAAATCATCCCATTCTCAGACATTGCTTCCCGGTAATCATTATTAAATTCGTAGCGGTGGCGATGACGTTCATTAACGACATCCTCCTCCCCATAGGCGTGCTTGGTCTTTGTGTTTTCGACTAATTTGCACGGGTAAACACCAAGCCGTAATGTTCCGCCTAGATCGGAAATTGTTTTTTGCTCCGGAAGCAGATCAATAATCGGGTGCGGTGTATCAGGATCAATTTCTGCTGAATGAGCCCCTTCCAATCCAAGCACATTCCGGGCAAATTCAACGGTAGCCAGCTGCATTCCAAGGCAAATTCCTAAAAATGGAACCTTCTTTTCCCGAGCATAACGGACAGCTTCTATCTTGCCGTCAATTCCCCGATTACCGAAACCGCCTGGAACTAAAATGCCATCAACGTTCGCCAACTCCTGTTTAATGGTTTCTTTATCAAGTTGTTCGGAATTGATCCATTTGACAGTAACATCTGTGTCAAAGGAATAGCCTGCATGCTTCAATGCTTCCACGACGGATAAATAAGCATCCGGCAATTCTACATACTTACCAACAAGACCAATTTCGGTTGTCCGTGACAAATGTCGCACACGATGGAGAAGTTCGTTCCATTCTTCCATATCCGGCTCCTGACAGTCCAGTCCTAAGTGATCACATGTCAATTGGTCCAGTCGCTGATGTTGCAGCGCGATTGGAACTTGGTACAATGTATCAGCATCACGCATTTCAATAACGGCGTTTTTATCCGTGTCGCAAAATAGCGCAATTTTCTCTTTCATCTCTTCACTGATTGCCAGTTCCGAACGCAGCACAATCGCATCAGGCTGAATGCCGAGTGAACGCAATTCCTTCACACTATGCTGGGTCGGTTTTGTTTTTACTTCAGCTGCGGCTTTAATGTATGGCACAAGCGTACAGTGAATGTACATAACATGCTCTTTACCGATGTCACTCTTAATTTGACGAATTGCTTCAAGAAACGGCAGTGACTCAATATCACCGACCGTGCCACCGATTTCCGTAATCACTACGTCCGCTTTCGTCGCCTGTCCCGCACGGAAAACCTGCTCCTTGATTTCATTCGTTATATGGGGGATAACCTGCACTGTGCCGCCAAGATAATCACCACGGCGTTCTTTCTTAATCACACTGGAATACACTTTTCCCGTCGTTATATTACTATACTTGTTCAAATTAATATCAATAAATCGCTCATAATGGCCAAGGTCGAGATCTGTCTCCGCACCATCTTCCGTTACAAACACCTCACCGTGCTGATACGGGCTCATCGTACCTGGGTCGACGTTGATATACGGGTCAAATTTCTGGATGGTCACCTTCAGCCCACGATTTTTTAAAAGCCTTCCCAGCGAAGCAGCCGTTATTCCTTTCCCCAGCGATGACACAACACCACCGGTTACGAAAATATACTTTGTCACTAGTCATCCCTCTTCCTTTTTTTAAAATGTTTATACCATGATGGTTGTTAGCTTCTGACGCACATATAGAAACATGCAGGTCTGACCTCGGTTTCTAGCGAGTGCCAACTTTTATATATGGTTATCTCCAACACACAAAAAGCGCTTCCCCTTAAAGATCAGGGGAAGCGCTTGGCGTAGCATCTTAACGAGCCCAATAAAAATTGTAATCATATCCGGGTGAAAAGTCAAGCAGCCGTTTCAAACTGGCTTGCTTCTGAACGTCTCACCTTATTTCTCTTCATCGTCACTTTCGGCTTTCTCACTGTCAAATTCTTGATCGAATGCTTCATCCATATCATCACTTTCATCCAAATCAAGATCATCAACGTCATCATCGAGGAAATCATCGTCAATGGCCAAATCTTCTTCGGTAACATCCTGATTTTTTGGCGTTTCCTCTTTTTCCTGTTTTTCCTGTTTTTCCTGTTTTTCCTCTTTTTTCTGTTTTTTCTTTTTCGACTTTTTCTTCGGTGTGGCAGCCACTTCTTCGTCTATCTGTTCGACGGGATACCAGCGCTTCAGCCCCCAAATTCCTGCACTTGCATTGAGAAATCTGCCGTCAACCGTTAAATCTGTGTAAAATTGTGCAATGAACTCATGTTTCTTTTCTTCAGTAAAACCTTTAAGGTCTGCTGTTTTGTCATAAAGCTCATTAAAATCCAATGCTCTCCGTTCATCCAGTAAAATTTCATGGGCCAATTCAAGCATTGATTTCACTTCAAGTTCTTCGCGGCTGTATTCCTTTATACTCACGATACCGCACTCCCTTTTCCATGTATTTCATTAATCAAGGCTAGCATGCCTGATAGAAACGCCCTATACGCTTAAATCATACCATTCATTATAAACAAAACTCAATGAAATATGCCAGCGTAAACCGTGAAAAAGTAACAGTTAGAACAAGAAAGGCAGTGAGATAACGCGCGAGAAGCCTTCAACTGTATAGAACCGGTTGATTCTCTTAAGGCCCCGCCATAAATGAAGTGCCCACTACATGTTCCGTCGATATTGACCGCCGACCTCGTACAATGCATTTGTGATCTGGCCGAGACTTGCCATCCGGACGGTTTCCATCAACTCCGCGAAAATGTTGCCTCCCGATGCCGCTGTTTCTTTCAGTCGATCAAGGGCCGCTTTTGCTTCTGCAGCATGGGCTTCCTGGAATTTCTGCAGTTCCGCGATCTGGTGCTCTTTTTCCTCTTTGGATGCACGCGCAAGCTCCATCGATTCCGTCTGTTCTTCTTCGGGCGGATTTGGATTCAGGTACGTATTCACACCGACAATCGGTAATTCACCGGAATGTTTCATCCCTTCATAGTACATCGATTCTTCCTGGATCTTGCCACGCTGGTATTGGCGTTCCATCGCACCAAGGACCCCGCCGCGATCATTCATTTTTTCAAATTCCTGCAGCACCGCTTCCTCCACAAGGTCAGTGAGTTCCTCGACGATAAACGAACCTTGCAAGGAATTTTCCGTTTTGGTCAGCCCAAATTCTTTATTGATGATCATCTGGATTGCCATCGCCCGTCTGACGGATTCTTCTGTCGGTGTGGTAATCGCCTCGTCGTACGCATTCGTGTGCAAGGAGTTCGTGTTGTCCTGAATGGCTAAAAGTGCCTGCAGTGTCGTCCGGATATCATTAAAGTCCATTTCCTGTGCGTGCAGGGAGCGTCCTGACGTCTGGATATGGTACTTCAACTTCTGGCTCCGTTCGTTCGCCCCGTATTTATCGCGCATGACAATCGCCCAGATGCGACGGGCTACCCGGCCAATCACCGTATATTCCGGATCAAGCCCGTTGGAGAAGAAGAAAGACAGGTTCCGTGCGAAATCATTCACATCCATACCTCTGCTCAAATAATACTCCACATACGTAAACCCGTTAGCAAGCGTAAAGGCCAGCTGGGTGATCGGGTTGGCCCCGGCTTCAGCGATATGGTAGCCGGAAATCGATACCGAATAATAGTTGCGAACCTGTTTATCAATAAAGTACTCCTGAATATCCCCCATCATGCGCAAGGCAAATTCGGTGGAGAAAATGCATGTATTCTGGCCTTGATCCTCTTTTAAAATATCCGCCTGCACTGTACCACGGACGATGGAAATGGTGTCATCCCGCAGTTGTTCGTATTCTTCCTGTGTCGGTTCACGTCCGTTTTCATCTTTGAATTTCGCCACTTGCTGATCAATCGCCGTATTGAAAAACATCGCCAAAATAATCGGCGCCGGGCCGTTAATCGTCATCGATACGGACGTTTTCGGATCGGTCAGATCAAATCCGTCGAACAGCTTTTTCATATCATCGAGCGTACAGATACTGACCCCGCTCTCACCCACTTTTCCGTAAATATCCGGACGTGGCGCCGGGTCTTCCCCGTACAAGGTGACCGAATCAAATGCGGTCGACAAGCGTTTTGCCTCGCTGTCTTTCGATAAATAATGAAAACGGCGATTCGTCCGCTCCGGCGTCCCTTCACCGGCAAACTGGCGGGTCGGGTCTTCCCCTTTACGCTTAAACGGAAAAACACCTGCTGTAAACGGAAACGCACCAGGCACATTTTCCTTCATGAGCCAGGCAAGCCGCTCGCCCCAGTCTTGGTATTTCGGCAGGATCACTTTAGGAATCTTTAGCCCTGAAATCGATTCGGTCGTCAGCTCCATCTCCAATTGTTTATCCCGTACCGTATAGGTCATTTTGTCACCGCTGTACTGTTCTTCCAGCGTATCCCAAGAATCGAGCAGTTTTTTGGCGGAAGGGTCTAATTTTTCCTGATACACTTCCATTTGCTTATCAACCGACTGCACGCCTGCGTCATCATCCAGCACTTGTTTCGCCCCGTCCAGCTGGTATAGTTTACGGGCAATGTCACTTTCTCGGTCAACCTGCTTATGATAATTGCGGACATGTGTAGCAATCTCACGCAAATAGTGGCGGCGCTCGTTGGTAATAATCATGTTTTTCTTCTCGGCGATGGTGTGCCGATCAAAATCGACCTGAACGTCCCAGCCAAACCGGTCGTTCAACGTATCGATTACTGATGCAAACAATGCATTCGTTCCGGCATCGTTAAACTGGCTGGCAATGGTGCCAAACACCGGAAATTGACTTTTATCCTGGCCGAACAATAAGTGACTGCGCTCATATTGTTTGCGCACTTGGCTGAGCGCGTCTTCAGAACCTTTTTGCTCAAATTTATTAATCACAATAAAGTCGGCAAAGTCAATCATATCAATCTTTTCCAGCTGTGATGGGGCACCGAATTCGGCCGTCATGACATACATGGACAAATCGGTCACATCAGTGATAGCAGCATCCCCTTGGCCGATTCCGCTCGTTTCAACGATAATGAAATCATAGCCAGAAGCACGGACGACGTCAATGACATCCTGAAGGGACTTTGTCAGCTCGGTCCGCGACTGGCGTGTGGCCAATGAACGCATATAAACACGTTGATTGAAGATAGCGTTCATCCGGATTCGGTCACCTAAAAGCGCCCCACCTGTTTTCTTTTTCGTCGGGTCAATCGAAAGGATAGCGATTTTTTTGTCCGGGATTTCGTTGACGAACCGGCGAATCAATTCATCGGTCAATGAACTTTTCCCGGAGCCGCCTGTACCGGTAATGCCAATAACCGGTGCCTGATTGGACGCTGTCTGCAACGAATCAAGCACTTGTTGCCGGCCATCATCATCCGGCTGATTTTCCATATACGTAATGAATCGGGCAACAGCCTGGCGGTCACCTGCATACAATTTTTCCCAACTGTCTTTCAAGTCAAAGGATGGAGTATAGTCGCATTCCTCCATCATGACATTGATCATACCTTGGAGACCTAATTCGCGGCCATCATTCGGTGAAAAAATGTGGGACACACCATAGTCCTCAAGCTCTTTAATCTCCCTTGGGATAATCACACCGCCGCCACCGCCATACACGTTAATATGGTCGGCACCTAATTCACGCAACAAATCTACCATATATTTAAAGTATTCGACGTGGCCGCCCTGGTAGGATGAAATGGCAATCCCTTGAGCGTCTTCCTGAATCGCGGCATAAACGACTTCCTCCACCGAACGGTTATGACCGAGATGGACAACTTCCGCCCCGCTCGACTGCAGAATGCGCCGCATAATATTAATCGACACATCATGCCCGTCATACAGACTTGATGCTGTTACAAAGCGAACAGGGTTGACCGGTTTATAAATCTGCACTTGCTCCATGATAATCCCCCTTGTGTAAGTTATTCTGTGCGTGAATCTCCTGCGATTTGGTTCATTCGCCAAGCGCGGAAGTGTATGTAACGCAACTGTCCCAAAACTGGCTGACCACATACGACCGATGTGATTGTAAGGTGATTGACCCAGCTTCTGCACGCGGCAAGTGGTCAACTTATTGACGTTAATCCGTTTGTGCTGCTGCCTGCCCCGGGTCGGCAATCGCCAACGCTTGCAGTACATAGTGGATTTGCCGTTCGATATAGGTCTCAAGCGTGAATTGCTTTTGCAGCATCCACCGTCTGAATCCCCACATCTGCCCCTGCACAAAGATGTTGTTAGCAAGCAATGTAGCGTCCTGCCTGGAACTGGATGCCGGCAGACAAGTCACCATGACGTTTTCCAGCATGCTGACCATATCGCGTTCTTTGGTAAGGACGTATTCTCTCGTTTCTTTTTTTAGCGATTTAACTTCCTGATACATGATGATAACTTCCTCTTGCATGTCATCCATTAGTTGGAAGTATGCGGTAATCACTCGTTTAAGGTTGGCAACGGGTGGGCTGTTCCAGTCAATAGCCGCTTCCAAGCGTTCTCTAAACCGCTCATAAATCGCGTTACATACGAGAAAAAGCACATCTTCTTTCGTGCGGATATATTCGTAAAGCGTACCAATGCTAAAACCTGATGCCTTTGCGATTTCCCTTGTTGTCGTGCGATGGAATCCCTTTTCTTTAAACAGGGTGATTGCCCCTTTAATCATTTGGCTGCGTCGTTTTTCAACCAATTCGGCATCCTTCACATTGGATAAAATTCGGCTGTCAGTCATTTCAAGCCCCCTTCCTATTTCTGTATTGAGGCTGCATGCCGTCGGGTGCGTTTTGGCTCGGGCCGCGCGAATTTCCTGACTGTCGCGTGAGCTTCTGCCTAGGCAGCGTGAGTTTCGGCCAGGCCGCGCGAATTTGTGAACTTCAGCGAAAATCTTGTGAACTTCAGCGGAATTTGTGACAACTTTAGCGAAAATCTTGTGAACTTCAGCGGAATTTGTGACAACTTTAGCGAAATCGACCGTGATCGCTCCTTATTTCGTCAGCATGCGCCCGATAACGAGCCGTTGGATTTCATTGGTTCCTTCATAAATTTGGGTGATTTTTGCATCACGCATGTATCGTTCGACCGGGTAATCTTTCGTGTAGCCGTACCCGCCGAAAATTTGCACGGCTTCAGTTGTGATCCGCATCGCCGCATCACCGGAAAATAATTTGGACATGGCTGATGCTTTGCCGTACGGTTTTCCTTCTGACTCGAGCCAGGCCGCTTGATAGGTTAATAGACGGGATGCCTCCACTTCCGTTGCCATGTCGGCCAATTTAAATGATATGCCTTGATTTGCTGCGATTGGTTTGCCGAATTGTTCGCGTTCTTTCGCGTAATCCACCGCAGCATCGAGCGCGCCTTGGGCAATGCCGAGTGCCTGTGCGGCAATTCCGTTACGTCCACCATCAAGGGTTGACATGGCAATCTTGAATCCTTGTCCTTCTTCCCCGAGCAGATTTGCTTTTGGAACTCGGCAGTTGTCAAAAATTAGCTCGGTCGTTGGTGACGAACGGATACCCAGTTTCTTTTCTTTCTTGCCGAATGTGAATCCGTCCATTTCTTTTTCCACAATGAACGCACTGATGCCTTTGTGTTTTGCTTCCGGATCGGTAATGGCAAAAACGATATAAATATCCGCAACACCACCGTTAGTAATCCACACTTTATTGCCGTTTAAAATATAGTCATCACCGTCTTTTTTAGCAACGGTTTTCATAGCAGCGGCATCACTGCCTGACCCTGGTTCGGACAGTGCATATGCGCCAAGTGCTTCCCCGGTTGCCAGCCGGTACAAAAATGTTTTCTTCTGTTCTTCGCTTCCATACTTATAAATCGGCCAGCTGGCAAGCGACAAGTGTGCCGACAGCGTCACACCTGTGGAGGCGCAGACACGTGACAACTCTTCCACCGCAATACAATAGCTTACAAAATCCGCACCAATGCCGCCGTATGCTTCCGGCCACGGGATACCGGTCAAGCCAAGTTCCGCCATTTTATCGAAAATCGCACGGTCAAAGCGTTCCTCTTCATCCCGTTCCGCGGCTGTCGGCTCCACATCGTTCTTGGCAAAATCACGCACCATTTTACGTAGCATTTCTTGTTCTTCGGTTAATTGAAAATTCATTGTCTAGATCCCCTTCCTTGTTGGACATATTGCGTTTTACTGCAGCAAGTTTTTCGCGATTACTTTATGCTGGATTTCATTGGTCCCTTCATAAATCTCGGTCACTTTCGCATCACGGAAAAAGCGCTCCACTGGGTAATCTTCCGTGTAACCGTACCCGCCGTATACTTGCACCGCTTCGATGGCGGCGCGCCTTGCCGTTTTGGATGCGTACATTTTAGCCATGGACGCTTCCTTGCTACATGGGACATTGAGCTGGACGAGTGATGCGGCCTGGTAAGTTAATAGTTTGGCAGCTTCCACTTCTGTCGCCATATCGGCAAGCTTGAATGCGATGCCTTGATTTTTGGCAATTGGCTTGCCGAATTGTTCCCGCTCGCCCGCATACGCACAGGCATGCTCCAACGACGCCTCGGCAATTCCTAAGGCCTGTGCCGCAATACCGATGCGGCCGACATTTAAGTTTGCCAGGGCAATGTTGAATCCGTCGCCTTCTGTACCGAGCAGCTGGTCTTCGGAAACGGTACAATTGTCAAAATTGAGCTGAACTGTACTGGAGCCATGCAGTCCCATTTTCCGCTCTGACTTACCGATGACTAGACCTGGCGTGTTTTTTTCGACAATAAACGCACTAATCCCCTTTGACCCCTGTTCATCCTGTGTTCGGGCGAATGTAATATATGTATCCGCCTCCCCACCATTGGTAATAAAAGCTTTGGAGCCGTTCAGGATATAGTGATCTCCATCCTTTTTCGCTTTCGTACGCATGCTGGAAATATCCGACCCCGCACCTGGCTCCGTCAGTGCAAACGCACCAAGAAACTCACCGGATGCTAGTTTCGGTAAGTAATATGACTTCTGCTGATCCGTGCCGAATGCCAGAATCGGATTGGTGCCAACAGATGTATGCACGGATAAAATGACACCGAGTGCCGCACTCACCTTGGACAGTTCATTGATTGCCGTGATGTATGATGTGTAGTCCATCCCACTACCGCCATACGCCTCAGGGATAGGAATCCCCATCAGGCCGAGTTCGCCCATCTTTTTAATTAATTCAGTCGGAAAACGTTCTTCCCGCTCCATACGCTCTACTTCCGGCTTGACTTCCTTCTCGGCAAAATCACGGACCATGCGGCGCATCATTTCTTGTTCGTCGGTTAATTGCAAATTCATCGCTATGTCCCCCTCCTAGTCATTCCTAGCTGCTAGGACTCATATTGGTAAAAGCCACGTCCAGATTTTTTACCGAGCCAGCCGGCATTCACATACTTCCGTAACAATGGGCATGGACGGTATTTGCTGTCTTTGTATCCATCATGGAGTACTTCCATAATGTAGAGACAGGTATCCAGGCCGATAAAGTCAGCCAGTGTCAGCGGTCCCATCGGATGGTTCATACCAAGCTTCATGACGGTATCCACGTCCTCGACTGATGCCACGCCTTCATGAACGGCAAAAATAGCTTCATTGATCATTGGCATTAAAATGCGGTTAGCAGCAAATCCGGGCGCATCATCAACTTCAACCGATGTCTTAGAAAGTGCTGAAGCCATGTCCGCTATCTTCGTATAAGTGTCATCACTCGTTTGCAGTCCACGAATAATTTCAACCAGTTTCATGACAGGAACCGGATTCATAAAATGCATGCCAATGACTTGTTCGGGACGGTTGGTTGCTGCTGCAATTTCCGTAATTGAAACAGATGACGTATTCGTCGCAAGAATCGCGTGGGAAGGTGCATGGGCATCAAGCTCACGAAATACATTCTTTTTCACATCTGCATTTTCAACGATGGCTTCAATGGCCATGTCACACTTGCTTACGTCCTCCATCTCTGTTGCCGGTGTAAGCCGGTCGATTGCCTCTTGCTTCTCACTCTCGGTGATGCGCGATTTGTCCACCGCTTTGGCCAGACGCTTCTTAATCCCTTCTGTGCCGTTATGAAGTGCCTGTTCGTTTGCATCATGCAGGAAAACGTTGTAACCGGATTGGGCACATACTTGAGCGATCCCTGCTCCCATCTGCCCCGCACCGATCACCATTACTTGTTTGATTGTCATATTATTGCCTCCTTTGTGGAATTGTTTTTTTGCCTGTGAGTCTTTTTGTAACTACTGTTTGCTTTTTTGCGAAGTTGATATATAATTATTGAAATGTTCTCTATAGGTACAACGACTTTTCGTCCACCGTCCGGGATCGCTCTGGGCGGATGCTTTCCGCGGGCACGGCCTCAGCCTCCTCGGAAGAAAACCGCTTCCTGCGGGGTCTTCAGACTCGTGCTGTTCCCGCAGGAGTCACCGCCCTCCGCTCACCCGGACTAGTAAAGTGGTGCACTCGTTTTTCTGTCACGATTCCTGCTTCAATCAATAAAAACAGCGGAGGAAATACATGCCCCTTCATAAGGGGTATGCCGACGTTGGGCGCATCACCCACTCTTGGTCGGCCTTCCTTACGACGGGAACAGTGGCCAGCAGGCTAAGTTCGCGACGTCCTGTCGCAACGCCTGCACTAGCACGTCCTGTGCGTCGGAGACCCCACAGCGAGGTACGAGCGAGGAGGCTCACGGGTCACCCGCGGAAAGCGAAGTGTATTTCCGTAGCGGCGATTTAACACTTATACAAAGTTATGCCGCATTATCTTTTGTGTCAAAAGCATCTTCCTTTTAGAAAACGGCTTTGCCTAAATTACTGTTATGCCGCGTTTTAGTTGGCCGGTACTTCTACAAGAACGGCATCACCTTGGCCGCCGCCGCTGCAGATGGCTGCGATACCGAGACCGCCGCCCTGGCGTTTCAGTTCGTGGACGAGCGTTAAAATAATGCGGGCACCACTCGCCCCGATTGGGTGACCCAACGCGACGGCACCACCGTTTACATTGACTTTTTCCGCATCAATACCGGCTATTTTGCCACTAGCCAGTGAGACGGCCGCGAACGCCTCGTTAATTTCAAAAAGGGCAATATCTTGCTTGGTGTAGCCGGTCTTTTCCAGCAGCTTATTGATGACAAGCCCTGGTGTTTTCGGAAAATCCTTCGCCTCCACTGCCACTTCCGCATGACCAAGGATGGTGGCCATTGGTGCTTTCCCGAGTTCCTTTGCTTTTTCGTCTGACATGACGACAAATGCGCCGGCACCATCGTTTACGCCTGGTGCGTTTCCGGCAGTAATCGTTCCATCTTTATCAAATGCCGGGCGTAATTTGGCGAGCTTTTCTGTATTTGTGTCCCGACGTGGCGCTTCGTCGGTATCCACTGTGATTGGGTCGCCTTTTCTTTGCGGTACATCGACCGGGACAATTTCATCAGCAAATTTACCCTCGTCAATGGCTTTCACCGCCCGCTGGTGACTGCGGTACGACCACTCATCCTGCGCTTCTCTCGTTAGCCCGTATTCTTCCGCGGTGCTGTTGCCATAACTACCCATGTGGACACCGGCAAAGGAACAAGTAAGCCCGTCGTGAACCATCATATCGACTACCTTTTTATCCCCCATACGGTTTCCCCAGCGCGCATCCGGCAACAAATACGGGGCATTGCTCATGCTTTCCATCCCCCCGGCAACAATCACGTCTTCATCACCGGCCCGGATGAGCTGATCAGCAAGGGTAACACTGCGCAGCCCGGACGCACACACTTTATTGATGGTTTCCGTTTTGACGTCCCACGGAATACCCGCATCACGCGCTGCCTGCCGGGATGGAATCTGCCCCTGACCACCTTGCAGTACCATTCCCATGATTACCTCATCAACCTTTTCACCGTCCAATCCAGCACGACTTAATGCTTCCCGTATGGCTGTACCACCAAGTTGCGGTGCTGTCAGCTGCTTCAGGCTTCCCCCAAAAGTACCAAACGGTGTCCGTGCACCGGATACTATAACTGCTTTGCGCATAACTTCAACATCCTTTCCTTTTAGTAGATTTGTAGATTTCTGTGACAGCGGTTTCCTTATTGACCGAACGCTCGCTCAATGATTGGTCAAAAGAGAGGAGGGGTTGCTCACCTCCTCTTTTTATCTAGGTATGCCGCGAGAGAACTTGGCCCGGGCCGCGCAACTTTCCCGGTTACCGGGCTTTATTCCAATAACTTTCTTCTGTTAGGCTGTTTGTTCTTCTTTCTCTGTAAAAACGGAAAGTGCTAGTATTTCGGCTACATCCATCGTGCTAACGTCTTCTTCTATTTCTTTGGCTTTCGTGCCGTCACTAAGCATGGTGAGGCAGAATGGGCATGCACTTGAAATCATCGTTGACTCGGTTTCCAGCGCCTGCTCGGTTCGGGCGACGTTGATCCGGTTTCCGGTTGTGTCTTCTGTCCACATCAGTCCGCCGCCAGCACCACAGCACATGCCATTTTCCCTGCTGCGGTCCATTTCTACCAAATCGAGACCCGGTATGGCTTTTAAAATTTCTCTTGGCGGATCGTACACACCGTTATATCTTCCTAAATAACAGGAATCGTGGTATGTAAGCCGCTGATTGATTTCACGCTGTGGTTTCAACTTACCATTCATCACCAAATCATAGAGCATTTGTGTATGGTGGTAGACTTCTGCTTCAAAGCCGAAATCCGGGTATTCATTTTTGAAAATATTGTACGCGTGTGGATCAATCGTAACAATCTTCTTTACATTATGTTTCTCAAATTCTTTGATATTTTTCTCCGCAATTTCCTGGAACAAAAATTCATTCCCAATCCGACGTGCGGTGTCACCGGAGTTTTGTTCCTTGTTACCAAGAATCGCAAAGCTTATTCCGGCCTGATTCATTAATTTAGCGAATGCAAGTGCGATTTTTTGACTGCGGTTGTCAAATGATCCCATTGAACTGACCCAGAAGAGATATTCAAAATCTTTGTCCTCTTTTTTCAGTTCTTTTATTGTCGGGATGTACGCATCTTCATCCTGCTCGCGCCATTTGATGCGGTCTTTTTTCGACAGCCCCCAAGGATTGCCTTGCCGTTCAATGTTCATGACGGCACGCTGAGCATCCGGGTCCATTTTCCCTTCTGTCATAACCAGATAACGGCGCATATCGATAATCGTGCCGACGTGCTCATTCATGACCGGGCATGCATCTTCACAGTTGCGGCACGTCGTACAGCCGGCAA from Lentibacillus cibarius carries:
- a CDS encoding acyl-CoA dehydrogenase, coding for MNLQLTDEQEMMRRMVRDFAEKEVKPEVERMEREERFPTELIKKMGELGLMGIPIPEAYGGSGMDYTSYITAINELSKVSAALGVILSVHTSVGTNPILAFGTDQQKSYYLPKLASGEFLGAFALTEPGAGSDISSMRTKAKKDGDHYILNGSKAFITNGGEADTYITFARTQDEQGSKGISAFIVEKNTPGLVIGKSERKMGLHGSSTVQLNFDNCTVSEDQLLGTEGDGFNIALANLNVGRIGIAAQALGIAEASLEHACAYAGEREQFGKPIAKNQGIAFKLADMATEVEAAKLLTYQAASLVQLNVPCSKEASMAKMYASKTARRAAIEAVQVYGGYGYTEDYPVERFFRDAKVTEIYEGTNEIQHKVIAKNLLQ
- a CDS encoding 3-hydroxybutyryl-CoA dehydrogenase; this encodes MTIKQVMVIGAGQMGAGIAQVCAQSGYNVFLHDANEQALHNGTEGIKKRLAKAVDKSRITESEKQEAIDRLTPATEMEDVSKCDMAIEAIVENADVKKNVFRELDAHAPSHAILATNTSSVSITEIAAATNRPEQVIGMHFMNPVPVMKLVEIIRGLQTSDDTYTKIADMASALSKTSVEVDDAPGFAANRILMPMINEAIFAVHEGVASVEDVDTVMKLGMNHPMGPLTLADFIGLDTCLYIMEVLHDGYKDSKYRPCPLLRKYVNAGWLGKKSGRGFYQYES
- a CDS encoding TetR/AcrR family transcriptional regulator; the protein is MTDSRILSNVKDAELVEKRRSQMIKGAITLFKEKGFHRTTTREIAKASGFSIGTLYEYIRTKEDVLFLVCNAIYERFRERLEAAIDWNSPPVANLKRVITAYFQLMDDMQEEVIIMYQEVKSLKKETREYVLTKERDMVSMLENVMVTCLPASSSRQDATLLANNIFVQGQMWGFRRWMLQKQFTLETYIERQIHYVLQALAIADPGQAAAQTD
- a CDS encoding acetyl-CoA C-acetyltransferase; the protein is MRKAVIVSGARTPFGTFGGSLKQLTAPQLGGTAIREALSRAGLDGEKVDEVIMGMVLQGGQGQIPSRQAARDAGIPWDVKTETINKVCASGLRSVTLADQLIRAGDEDVIVAGGMESMSNAPYLLPDARWGNRMGDKKVVDMMVHDGLTCSFAGVHMGSYGNSTAEEYGLTREAQDEWSYRSHQRAVKAIDEGKFADEIVPVDVPQRKGDPITVDTDEAPRRDTNTEKLAKLRPAFDKDGTITAGNAPGVNDGAGAFVVMSDEKAKELGKAPMATILGHAEVAVEAKDFPKTPGLVINKLLEKTGYTKQDIALFEINEAFAAVSLASGKIAGIDAEKVNVNGGAVALGHPIGASGARIILTLVHELKRQGGGLGIAAICSGGGQGDAVLVEVPAN
- a CDS encoding acyl-CoA dehydrogenase, which produces MNFQLTEEQEMLRKMVRDFAKNDVEPTAAERDEEERFDRAIFDKMAELGLTGIPWPEAYGGIGADFVSYCIAVEELSRVCASTGVTLSAHLSLASWPIYKYGSEEQKKTFLYRLATGEALGAYALSEPGSGSDAAAMKTVAKKDGDDYILNGNKVWITNGGVADIYIVFAITDPEAKHKGISAFIVEKEMDGFTFGKKEKKLGIRSSPTTELIFDNCRVPKANLLGEEGQGFKIAMSTLDGGRNGIAAQALGIAQGALDAAVDYAKEREQFGKPIAANQGISFKLADMATEVEASRLLTYQAAWLESEGKPYGKASAMSKLFSGDAAMRITTEAVQIFGGYGYTKDYPVERYMRDAKITQIYEGTNEIQRLVIGRMLTK